Proteins encoded by one window of Candidatus Kapaibacterium thiocyanatum:
- a CDS encoding endonuclease V: protein MNESGQLHPWNVTPTEAVALQRQLRERIRVEPLRHPVRTIAGCDISFNKFEEAVYAGIVVLNIDTLEVVDQAGIVSTTTFPYVPGLLTFREGPSLLEAWNGLHTLPDVVMFDGHGMAHPRRMGIAAHMGLWLDRPTFGCGKSILVGAFDDLPPERGSRSPLVHKDEEIGVALRTKNKVGPVFISTGHLIDLDSAVDLTLRCHTGYRIPEPTRRAHLLVNELRLAHKTR, encoded by the coding sequence ATGAACGAATCCGGACAACTCCATCCATGGAACGTCACACCGACCGAAGCTGTCGCTCTCCAGCGACAGCTTCGGGAGCGTATCCGCGTCGAGCCGTTGAGGCATCCGGTGCGGACGATCGCCGGTTGCGACATCTCGTTCAACAAGTTCGAGGAAGCCGTCTATGCCGGAATCGTCGTCCTGAACATCGATACGCTCGAAGTCGTCGATCAGGCAGGCATCGTCTCCACGACGACGTTCCCCTACGTGCCGGGCCTCCTCACCTTTCGGGAAGGTCCATCGTTGCTGGAGGCCTGGAACGGTCTCCACACATTGCCCGACGTCGTCATGTTCGACGGTCACGGCATGGCTCACCCGCGACGCATGGGCATCGCAGCACATATGGGTCTCTGGCTCGATCGCCCGACCTTCGGCTGCGGCAAATCGATCCTCGTCGGTGCATTCGATGATCTCCCACCCGAGCGTGGATCGCGGTCACCACTCGTTCACAAGGACGAGGAAATAGGCGTCGCCCTGCGTACGAAGAACAAGGTCGGTCCGGTCTTCATATCGACCGGCCACCTCATCGATCTCGATTCGGCCGTCGACCTTACGCTACGATGCCATACGGGATATCGCATTCCCGAACCGACACGCAGGGCACACCTGCTCGTGAACGAATTACGGCTGGCGCACAAGACGCGGTAG
- a CDS encoding GNAT family N-acetyltransferase: MDQHVLLVRSDSTNADFRSLILHLDRELRDNDGDEADYYAQYNQVDDIRYVVIAYYDGEPTGCGALKRYDDAAIEVKRMFVSREHRGKGISRAVLSELERWARDLGYTSLILETGKTQTAAIGLYRGSGFHIIPNYDQYVGVINSVCMKKDIP, encoded by the coding sequence ATGGATCAGCATGTGCTCCTCGTTCGTTCGGACTCCACGAATGCGGACTTCCGGTCCCTCATACTGCATCTCGATCGCGAACTGAGGGACAATGACGGAGACGAAGCGGACTACTACGCCCAGTACAACCAGGTCGACGACATCAGGTATGTCGTCATTGCCTACTACGACGGCGAACCGACGGGCTGTGGCGCACTGAAGCGGTATGACGATGCGGCGATCGAAGTCAAACGCATGTTCGTATCCCGTGAACACAGAGGCAAGGGCATTTCGAGAGCAGTACTTTCCGAACTCGAACGATGGGCCCGGGACCTGGGATATACGTCACTGATTCTCGAAACGGGAAAGACGCAGACGGCCGCCATCGGACTCTACCGTGGATCGGGCTTCCACATCATCCCGAACTACGACCAGTACGTCGGTGTGATCAACAGTGTCTGCATGAAGAAGGATATTCCGTAG
- a CDS encoding ribonucleoside-diphosphate reductase yields MHTESQERAGLPTEPLLMENKDRFVIFPIRYHDIWHFYKKAQASFWTAEEIDLSHDLGDWERLTDGERHFISHVLAFFAASDGIVNENLAENFLSMVQYPEARFFYGFQIMMENVHSETYSLLIDTYIRDPKEKHRLLHAVDTVPCVRKKAEWALRWIERADFQELLIAFAAVEGIFFSGSFCSIYWMKKRGLMPGLSFSNELISRDEGLHCDFACLLYNNYVVNKLPEEQVARIICDAVEIEKEFVTDALPVALIGMNANLMCDYIEFVADRLLVALNCKKRYNAKNPFDFMDMISLQGKTNFFEKRVGEYQKSGVMASVAGGEGRSFTLDEDF; encoded by the coding sequence ATGCATACCGAATCGCAGGAACGCGCTGGACTACCGACCGAACCGCTCCTGATGGAGAACAAGGATCGCTTCGTCATCTTTCCCATCAGATATCACGACATCTGGCACTTCTACAAGAAGGCCCAGGCCAGTTTCTGGACGGCCGAGGAGATAGACCTCAGTCATGACCTGGGTGACTGGGAACGTCTTACCGACGGCGAACGACATTTCATCTCCCACGTGCTCGCTTTCTTCGCGGCGAGCGACGGCATCGTGAACGAGAATCTCGCCGAGAACTTCCTGTCGATGGTCCAGTATCCCGAGGCGCGTTTCTTCTACGGCTTCCAGATCATGATGGAGAACGTGCACTCGGAAACGTATTCGCTGCTGATCGACACCTATATCCGCGATCCGAAGGAGAAGCATCGTCTGCTCCATGCCGTGGACACCGTACCCTGCGTACGGAAGAAGGCCGAGTGGGCCCTCCGCTGGATCGAACGGGCCGATTTCCAGGAACTCCTGATCGCCTTCGCGGCGGTGGAAGGTATCTTCTTCTCGGGCAGTTTCTGTTCCATCTACTGGATGAAGAAACGCGGACTGATGCCGGGACTCAGCTTCTCGAACGAGCTGATCTCGCGCGACGAAGGACTGCACTGCGATTTCGCCTGCCTGCTCTACAACAACTACGTCGTGAACAAGCTGCCCGAAGAGCAGGTCGCCCGGATCATCTGCGATGCCGTGGAGATCGAGAAGGAATTCGTCACGGATGCCCTGCCCGTCGCCCTCATCGGCATGAATGCCAATCTGATGTGCGACTATATCGAGTTCGTTGCGGACAGATTGCTGGTGGCACTGAATTGTAAGAAACGATACAATGCGAAGAATCCCTTCGACTTCATGGACATGATCTCGCTCCAGGGGAAGACGAACTTCTTCGAGAAGCGCGTCGGCGAATACCAGAAGTCGGGAGTGATGGCCAGCGTGGCAGGCGGCGAGGGCAGGAGCTTCACGCTGGACGAGGATTTTTGA
- a CDS encoding disulfide bond formation protein DsbA: protein MTVEIWSDIVCPFCYIGKRHFEQALQRFDHAADVKIVWRSYQLDPDATYVAGRSVHEALAEKKGWTLDHAMQAGAHVTSMAQQAGLNYDFDRTIPANTFDAHRLIHLAAKHGLQDAAEERLFSAYFTEGRNIGDRDTLVALGVELGLDAGEVGRMLDDGSLADEVRQDIVEASRIGVRGVPFFVFDRKYAVSGAQPNDVFLQTLQRSWDEAHQAMTIVDVPSASGAVCTDEGCTTD, encoded by the coding sequence ATCACCGTCGAAATCTGGTCCGACATCGTATGTCCGTTCTGCTACATCGGCAAACGGCATTTCGAACAGGCTCTGCAACGCTTCGATCATGCCGCCGACGTGAAGATCGTCTGGCGCAGCTATCAGCTCGATCCCGACGCCACGTACGTCGCAGGACGCAGCGTCCATGAAGCCCTTGCCGAGAAGAAGGGATGGACGCTCGACCATGCGATGCAGGCCGGTGCACACGTGACGTCCATGGCCCAGCAGGCCGGGCTGAACTACGATTTCGACCGCACCATTCCTGCCAATACGTTCGATGCGCATCGCCTCATCCATCTCGCTGCGAAGCACGGACTCCAGGATGCAGCGGAAGAGCGCCTCTTCTCGGCCTATTTCACGGAAGGCAGGAATATCGGTGACCGCGATACGCTCGTAGCACTTGGTGTCGAGCTCGGTCTCGATGCGGGCGAGGTAGGACGCATGCTCGACGACGGTTCGCTTGCCGACGAGGTTCGGCAGGACATCGTCGAGGCTTCCCGCATCGGCGTACGCGGTGTACCGTTCTTCGTCTTCGATCGCAAGTATGCCGTCTCCGGTGCGCAACCGAACGACGTCTTCCTCCAGACCCTCCAGCGCTCATGGGATGAAGCCCATCAGGCGATGACCATCGTCGATGTCCCTTCGGCCTCCGGTGCCGTGTGCACCGACGAAGGTTGTACGACGGACTGA
- a CDS encoding acyl-CoA thioesterase, protein MDLQQRIVESETRVFKAVFPDTTNHYDTMFGGAVLYMMDEIAFIAATRFTRMRVVTISSDRVDFKQPIPAGTIIELIAKVVHVGNTSLKIQVDVIVEQMYSHSREKAVGGMFTFVALDENKRPTKILTGQDGE, encoded by the coding sequence ATGGATCTGCAGCAACGTATCGTTGAATCGGAGACACGCGTCTTCAAGGCCGTCTTTCCCGATACGACCAATCACTACGACACGATGTTCGGCGGTGCCGTTCTCTACATGATGGATGAGATCGCCTTCATCGCCGCGACACGATTCACGCGCATGCGTGTCGTGACGATATCGTCGGACAGGGTCGACTTCAAGCAACCGATACCGGCGGGAACCATCATCGAACTCATCGCGAAGGTCGTACACGTCGGGAACACGAGCCTGAAGATCCAGGTCGACGTCATCGTGGAACAGATGTATTCGCACAGCCGCGAGAAAGCCGTCGGAGGCATGTTCACGTTCGTCGCACTCGACGAGAACAAACGTCCGACGAAGATCCTGACAGGGCAGGACGGCGAATGA
- a CDS encoding ribonucleoside-diphosphate reductase subunit alpha, producing MYVQKRDGRMESVKFDKITSRIERLSYGLDRRHVDPIIVTKKVIDGLYDGVTTIELDQLAAEVSASMMTTHPDYGILAARIAVSNLHKETLKSFSQTMERIHRYVNPKTGERAGLLSDEAYDVVRTHAEVLDSTILYDRDFSYDYFGFKTLEKSYLIRLDGKIVERPQHMLMRVAVGIHFDDIDAVMETYRLLSERWYTHATPTLFNAGTPKPQMSSCFLLTMKEDSIDGIYDTLKQCAKISQSAGGIGLSIHDIRATNSYISGTNGTSNGIIPMLRVYNDTARYVDQGGGKRKGAFAIYLEPWHADVFEFLDLKKNHGAEELRARDLFFALWTPNLFMKRVEADDYWSLFCPHEAPGLADCWGEDFERLYERYEMEGRARRRVKAQELWFAILEAQTETGTPYMLYKDHANGKSNQQNLGTIRSSNLCTEIIEYSSPDEVAVCNLASIALPRFVVDGRFDHDVLFDVTKTVTRNLNAVIDRNHYPVEEARRSNMRHRPIGIGVQGLADVFVMLRLPFESDEAQRLNAEIFETIYHAALTSSNELAERDGPYETYEGSPVSKGVLQYDMWDAVPSSRWDWALLKERIVRHGVRNSLLVAPMPTASTSQIMGNNECFEPFTSNIYTRRVLAGEFIVVNKYLLNDLIGLGLWNEGMKQKLIAANGSVQHIDEIPLHIRELYKTVWEIKQRTILDMAAARGAYIDQSQSLNIHLQDPTPARLTSMHFHAWKLGLKTGMYYLRTKAAADAIKFTVDVEALRTAGTDATVMEAQACLIDDPACLACSA from the coding sequence ATGTACGTTCAGAAGCGCGACGGCAGAATGGAATCCGTGAAGTTCGACAAGATCACTTCGCGGATCGAACGACTGAGCTATGGTCTCGATCGACGCCACGTCGATCCCATCATCGTCACGAAGAAGGTCATCGACGGGCTCTATGACGGTGTCACGACGATCGAACTGGATCAGCTCGCCGCCGAAGTATCGGCCTCGATGATGACGACGCATCCGGATTACGGAATCCTCGCGGCACGCATCGCCGTTTCCAACCTGCACAAGGAGACGCTGAAGTCGTTCTCGCAGACGATGGAGCGGATCCATCGTTACGTCAATCCGAAGACGGGAGAACGTGCCGGTCTGCTGTCGGACGAAGCGTACGACGTCGTACGGACCCATGCCGAAGTACTGGATTCGACGATTCTCTACGATCGCGACTTCTCGTACGACTACTTCGGATTCAAGACGCTGGAGAAGTCCTATCTGATACGTCTCGACGGCAAGATCGTCGAGCGTCCGCAGCATATGCTCATGCGTGTCGCCGTCGGAATCCACTTCGACGATATCGATGCCGTCATGGAAACGTATCGTCTCCTTTCCGAGCGATGGTATACGCATGCCACGCCGACGCTCTTCAATGCCGGTACGCCGAAGCCGCAGATGTCGTCGTGCTTCCTTCTGACGATGAAGGAAGACAGCATCGACGGTATCTACGACACGCTCAAGCAATGCGCGAAAATCTCGCAGTCGGCCGGCGGCATCGGCCTCAGCATCCATGACATCCGCGCAACAAACTCCTACATCAGCGGTACGAACGGTACGTCGAACGGCATCATCCCGATGCTGCGCGTCTACAACGACACCGCGCGCTACGTGGATCAGGGTGGCGGCAAGCGCAAGGGAGCCTTCGCCATCTACCTCGAGCCCTGGCACGCCGACGTCTTCGAATTCCTCGACCTCAAGAAGAACCACGGCGCGGAGGAGCTGCGGGCACGTGATCTGTTCTTCGCCTTGTGGACGCCGAATCTGTTCATGAAGCGCGTCGAGGCCGACGACTACTGGTCGCTGTTCTGCCCACACGAAGCACCGGGCCTCGCGGACTGCTGGGGCGAGGACTTCGAACGTCTGTACGAACGGTACGAAATGGAAGGCCGTGCCCGCAGGCGTGTGAAGGCGCAGGAACTGTGGTTCGCCATCCTCGAAGCGCAGACGGAGACGGGCACGCCCTACATGCTGTACAAGGATCACGCCAACGGAAAGTCCAATCAGCAGAACCTCGGAACGATACGGTCGAGCAATCTCTGTACGGAAATCATCGAGTATTCGTCGCCCGATGAGGTAGCCGTCTGCAACCTCGCCTCCATCGCCTTGCCCAGGTTCGTCGTCGACGGGCGGTTCGATCACGACGTGCTGTTCGACGTGACGAAGACCGTGACCCGGAATCTCAATGCCGTCATCGACCGGAACCACTATCCCGTGGAAGAAGCGAGACGGTCGAACATGCGCCATCGCCCGATCGGCATCGGCGTCCAGGGGTTGGCCGATGTCTTCGTCATGTTGCGTCTTCCGTTCGAGTCCGATGAAGCACAGAGGCTGAATGCGGAGATCTTCGAGACCATCTATCATGCGGCACTGACGTCGTCGAACGAGCTCGCCGAGCGCGACGGTCCATACGAAACGTATGAAGGATCACCGGTATCGAAGGGAGTGCTTCAGTACGACATGTGGGATGCCGTGCCGTCGTCGCGATGGGACTGGGCCTTACTCAAGGAGCGCATCGTACGACACGGTGTGAGGAACTCCCTTCTGGTGGCTCCGATGCCGACGGCCTCCACGTCGCAGATCATGGGCAACAATGAATGCTTCGAACCCTTCACGTCCAACATCTATACCCGTCGTGTTCTTGCGGGCGAGTTCATCGTCGTCAACAAGTATCTTCTCAATGACCTGATCGGCCTCGGACTGTGGAACGAGGGTATGAAGCAGAAGCTCATCGCCGCCAACGGATCAGTCCAGCACATCGACGAGATCCCACTCCACATCAGGGAACTGTACAAGACGGTGTGGGAGATCAAGCAGAGAACGATTCTCGACATGGCCGCGGCGCGAGGAGCCTATATCGATCAGAGCCAGAGTCTCAACATCCATCTGCAGGACCCTACGCCGGCGCGTCTGACGTCGATGCACTTCCATGCCTGGAAGCTCGGTCTCAAGACCGGCATGTACTATCTGAGGACGAAGGCCGCGGCCGACGCCATCAAGTTCACCGTCGACGTGGAAGCGCTCAGGACCGCAGGTACGGATGCAACCGTCATGGAAGCACAGGCATGCCTGATCGACGATCCGGCATGCCTCGCATGCAGTGCCTGA